The following DNA comes from Ricinus communis isolate WT05 ecotype wild-type chromosome 10, ASM1957865v1, whole genome shotgun sequence.
ATTTCTAACTACATTCACATTTGATATATGATTACTGTAAAGATCTCATGCTTTTTTAGGAAGAGTTCTCAGTGCTAATTGTTGTTCTCTTTAGTCTTTGTGAGGGCTATTAATGGATTTGCTCATACGGATTggtatatattatattcttaaaattgaGTTCAGTTTTCTGAGGACATTCAGGAATCCTTCATCTCTCTCTCCCCCCATCTCTCTACTTTCTTCTCttatctctctcttttcttctggTGAGGGTGTAGGATATTCTCAGGGATGAGCAAGTTCTTTTTGGGTGTTGAGTTGATTTTGCTCCCGTTTTTCTGTTCTTTCTTGTTAGGCATTACCTTATCCTCTTTAATATTTTGCTCTTATTTTTGTCTGTTTACATCTGATTTATTGACATCATTCTGATGTACCATAGACACAAGAGTTCTTGGTCCTTGGAAGACAAATGTTGACTGAATTGAGGGACAAGATCTATTGCATGACAGACCAGGTAATGGAAAAGGCTGGGCAGCATGATCCATCTGGATATTTTCTTGTAGAGGTAAGAAGTTATATTCTTCTTAGTTTGGTTTATCAGTGTGTAAGTTTTACGTAATCGAATGGAAAATTGTGTAGGATGTGTTTTGCAATGATTTGAGGGATTCATCCGCAATAGATTATAGTGAGCCTATATTTGATTGGCTTAGCAACTCAAAGGATGATGCTCTTAGAAAATGGGAATGCATAACAGGTGGTGAGTTACGAAGAAAGCAGAAAGCAGTCCTGGGTGAGTTGCCATCTTCTTGTTTGCCTCAATTCAGACGTGTGGACATGCAAAAGACTCGGTTTTGTGACTTGAGATTTCGGCTTGGTGCAGGGTATCTCTACTGCCATCAGGTACAATTTGAAATGCACTTTCTAGTGTTAGAACCAATGACTACAGCTTCTAGCAAGTCTCAAATGCAGCATCTGATCTCTGGATGAGTCAGGAATCGTGTCTGGCATAGCTGATGGTGgttataattttaacaatttatttattttgtgtttgGGAATTACTTGGTACAGGGAGACTGCAAGCATACCATTGTTATAAGAGACATGAGATTGATTCATCCGGAGGATGTACAGAACCGGGCAGCCTATCCAGTTgtaattttccaattaaaaccACGAGTCCGTAAATGCAATGTTTGTGGAATATTTAGAGCCAAGAAGGTGACAGTGGATGACAAATGGACCCCACATAGTCCTTGCTATTTCTGCAACGATTGCTACTACCTTCTTCACTATGAGAATGGATCATTATTGTATAGTGATTTCTCGACATATGACTATCTGCAGGACCTGCCTGCCTAAGTGCAGTAGTTCTACAATTTGAGGGGTTATAATTGCAGAGAGTAGCTACTGATATCGACTTGGGTTTAATATTAGTGATAAGAGCAGTGATTTTCAGAACAAATTGTTTGATTTTCTACTCTCCATGCTACTGGATGTGTTTGGATTGAGCATTATGTGGTGGCTACTTGGGAATAGGCATCGCATCCAAAAGCCGAGGTGGgaacatgtatattttattcttattttgagGTATAAGTAGATGATGTCAAAACTCCACTAGAATATTTTGCAAAGGATGTGTGCAGTAAGTCCTGAAAGTATGATCGTACAACTCTTTAGTTTAGTTACATCTATGAATTTTATCAACACACTCAACTGGAATATTTTCCCCCCGGTGTGAGCACAGCTCCCAAGTTGGAACTATTAGGCAATATGACTGAAATCTCGTGGgtctggtatatttgtgcaTACATTTGTTTCTAGGGCAACGTTTTGTTTTGCATGATTCAAAGTCTATAACCGTGCAAATGTTTAGCCCATCTTCTAGCCATGTAAGGATCATGGTAATCCCAACTCTCAACGCTGCTGGTCCGCCCGCCAATTATGTTCACATCCCTCCCTGCAGGAGCTTCTCTGCTGGTGTCATGGGGTTCCCTTTTTTCCGCTACACTTACTATAGTTTCTCCAGTTATGGCGCATTCATCATTTCCATCTTCAACGTAGCTGTATCCTACAAAAACATGTTCACGCTCACCTAAGTCTAACAGAATTCTCCTTTCTTCATTGCCTCTTAGCTCCCCAAGCCTAATTATCCTGCCTTCTTCCCCGATTCTCAACTGGACATCTCTAATCACACCTCCAAGCAGCCTAACCAAGAACTCTTCGAATTCATGCATGACAAATCCATTTGATGTGCCAAAGCCAAATCCTACATGAAACCGATGAATTGGAAATGGAATTTGCATGTTGAAAGTGTGATATGATCTTGTTGGACTGTCGGACAGATGCAAGAGACAGGACTGTGGATTCTTGTGGGCACGATCTTCAAGTATCTTTATCCCTTTCTTCAGGCCTTCCATTGGGTCTGCTTGCCCCATGAAGAAAAGACGGTCGATAACTTGCAGTGCTGTCCGCTTGCCATAGGACGTCATGCGTCTCAAGGGGAACACTCGGGCTGCAAATGAAGAATAAGTCACAACAGCCAAACGGTCAATTGGACGGAGGGAAAATACCACTAATGCCATGGACTGCTTGACAAGCCTCAAATGCGGTCCGTTGGGGCTTGCTACCAGAACCAAGTCCATAGCTCTTTGTTGTATTGACTTTACAGAGAGATAGGCAGCAGCAAGTCTCCTATTTG
Coding sequences within:
- the LOC8283327 gene encoding probable E3 ubiquitin-protein ligase EDA40 isoform X2; its protein translation is MGMGGASSKLRKAARKMVVAACASFSSSSSSRKPALSFDNSSSSSFNGSDSIAMSPTKLKEAESLTNDTYNNVASKNLCAICLEALSYSTGNSPGQAIFTAQCSHAFHFACISSNVRHGSVTCPICRAHWTQLPRNLNPPCSLSCNQSDPIFQILDDSIATFRVHRRSFLRSARYNDDDPIEPDDTSSHPRLDFSLVSIPPLPFRHRCTQYQHPHHITGSSSSLFSYPPTPYSYTSNRRLAAAYLSVKSIQQRAMDLVLVASPNGPHLRLVKQSMALVVFSLRPIDRLAVVTYSSFAARVFPLRRMTSYGKRTALQVIDRLFFMGQADPMEGLKKGIKILEDRAHKNPQSCLLHLSDSPTRSYHTFNMQIPFPIHRFHVGFGFGTSNGFVMHEFEEFLVRLLGGVIRDVQLRIGEEGRIIRLGELRGNEERRILLDLGEREHVFVGYSYVEDGNDECAITGETIVSVAEKREPHDTSREAPAGRDVNIIGGRTSSVESWDYHDPYMARRWAKHLHGYRL
- the LOC8283327 gene encoding probable E3 ubiquitin-protein ligase EDA40 isoform X1, which translates into the protein MGMGGASSKLRKAARKMVVAACASFSSSSSSRKPALSFDNSSSSSFNGSDSIAMSPTKLKEAESLTNDTYNNVASKQNLCAICLEALSYSTGNSPGQAIFTAQCSHAFHFACISSNVRHGSVTCPICRAHWTQLPRNLNPPCSLSCNQSDPIFQILDDSIATFRVHRRSFLRSARYNDDDPIEPDDTSSHPRLDFSLVSIPPLPFRHRCTQYQHPHHITGSSSSLFSYPPTPYSYTSNRRLAAAYLSVKSIQQRAMDLVLVASPNGPHLRLVKQSMALVVFSLRPIDRLAVVTYSSFAARVFPLRRMTSYGKRTALQVIDRLFFMGQADPMEGLKKGIKILEDRAHKNPQSCLLHLSDSPTRSYHTFNMQIPFPIHRFHVGFGFGTSNGFVMHEFEEFLVRLLGGVIRDVQLRIGEEGRIIRLGELRGNEERRILLDLGEREHVFVGYSYVEDGNDECAITGETIVSVAEKREPHDTSREAPAGRDVNIIGGRTSSVESWDYHDPYMARRWAKHLHGYRL